CAAAGGATTGGGGATTCGGACTCTACCATTATCCGTAATATATTATTACTGATTTTGTTGGGAAAGGTGTACCTGCTCTCAGCGTCTTCTGTGCATTAATTAACCCTGGCTGATAACTCTTTGAGGGGTTAAAGTTGGCTGAAGCTGAAGtgtacatgtaaacacattgcaAACGCAGATAAACAGACTCCATGATCATCCACTGTCAGTCATCAAAACTGAGCGAGCCGTTTCAAGTTTCGGTGGACAGCTACTTGCAATTGGATGCCAAGCCTAAGCTTGAGCCAAAGCAAGAAGAAACGGAACCCGGACCAATGTGCTTATGTGGGTTTAAGAGTGATTGGTGGACACCTCAATCTGTGAATTGCCAGAGATTGTCAGGGTTTCTGTTCAAGTTTGTGTCAGAATTAGTTTAGATGCAGATCAAAAGGTATGTGCAagtgtctccttgtgttttcCCAGAAGGCCGAGAGCAGACCACCATAACTTTCCCCTTCGTTTCAAAGATTTAACATACAAAGCGTAGGAGGATTGTATTCGGGGGAGGGCGGTTTCTTTTCATTCAACAAATCCCGTGATACaagctgctgcagctgcctaACAAAAGCCCTGCCAAAGCTTTTACCGGGCCCAACcagaccaaaccaaaccaagccAGAACCACTTctagaggggagaggggactCAAGGGTGTTCTGAGGCGTCGGTGGAGCCGTGTACAGGCAGTcctccactcttcctcctccctacccctctcccccccccaccctcacccccggTATCCTCTCCTGCTAGAGCTCCCCTCCCTTTTGGCTACAGCCGAGGCACACCCGTACTGGGTGGTCCCAGCCGCGGGAGGGCACGGGCCGGCGGTCCTGGGAGCACTCGTCGCACACGCCCTGCCCGCAGGCACGGCAGTGGTGGATTGAGAGACGGGCGCTGAACTCTCGCTGGCACTGGTGGCAGCACCGGATGTCCTGGTCGGGCACCCAATAGGCAGGCCGGGCAGCTTCTTTTACCAGGCCTGCAACACGAGAACAAAAACTGAAAACTTTGTTCACAGCTTTGTAACTAGTTATGTGCACCAGACAGTCTATGAAAAGACATACTATTAAAATGTTGCCTAAGTGAAACAAGATGTAGTTTTAAGAATCAGTAATCAGAAGCATGTCCAACTACTGTAGTGTCTTCACATAACCAGCAGATGGCAGTAATGAAATTCTACAACGCGTAGCCACTGTAGTTCTGAGATCACGGACTTATCCCTCTGTGTCCACGTATTCTATGAATCCCACGTCTTTGCCATGGCTTTGCACTCACCCAGAGGGATGTCTATGGCGGTAACCACGGCTCCTAGCGTGCTCTGCACCACTTCTCCCACTCTCCTTGGGATCAGtgttcctccttcctcctcctccaaagcGGCGTCCAATAGCTCTGCTTGAATGTCAAAACAAATCTCAGACCAGGCATGCCAAATCTACTTACACTTAATTACAGATTTCAAAACAACAAATGTTGATCTAAGAGCCGTGAACAAAAACATAGATTGACGTCATAGCATAAAAATAACATACAAATTATATGGTTACATAATTACAACTAGGAAAAGGAATAGGAGTACATTGGAataaaattaaaacaaactgCTTAAAAGTCATTTTAGCCGAAAGAACAAGTATATCATTTGCACCCATAAGTGTCCAGGCTTATCCAGGCCCGGGTCGTATGGTAAATTTATGAGGTCTACCTTCTGGGATGCCCCGGTTCTGAAAGCAGGCTTCACAGACCCGCACTGGAGCGAGtccccagcctctctctggcACGGGTCGGGACTTGGAGGAGCAGGCGTCGCAGAACCCTTCCCCGCAGGCGCGGCAGTGGTGCTTGGAGTCGCTGTCCTGGAAGGCCTCGCCGCATTTATAACATTTCTGAAACCGAAACAAACCATAAAACAGGCGTCATCACATTCTCCACATTCTTTGTGGTCAGAACTGCGttgtcaagcatggaggtgttGTATAGACGTGGTGACAGTGATGGACTACACATCCATTCATTTTAATGATCAATGCTTAGCTAGCAACTAGGAAGTGCAAAAATGACTGCCACCATCTTGTTTCATGGTTTTAGCACCAAAAATATGAAGAGCCAATCGTCTGAGCTGCATATGACCAATGAACACAGCAACCAAAGCCCTATGCTGATTGGCCACACTCGGGCATGACTGTACCTATGGGAAACAAACTTCTCACTAACTGATGCTAactgatgctaactggctgaagctaactGGCTGATGCTAACCCCCAAAGCCTGACTGGTGGTTACGCGTCAGCCACCTTACAGCTTAGTTTAGTTCATTAGGATCCCCATTAGCGGAGCCAAGTAGCCCTGCGATTCTGACGGTGTGAACAGTGGTGTGGTTATCGGAAGAGGTGGCATGTCAACAGCTTTTGAGCGTCGTGCTGTGTCAACTCACCATGATGAGGGAGTTGGGCTTCCAGTAGGCCGGGGCGATCTGGTCGGTGAGCCAGGAGGTGACCGCTTTGGTGGGCTTGACGCTGAGTTCAGAGAACGACTGGGATATGAAGCTCACACCGTCCAGGAGCCGCTGGGCAgcgttgttgttgtctttaagGAAGCTGTCAGACTGGGCCGTAAAAACGCATCAGGAGTGAGAGAAAGCTGTGATGGCTTTATCATTAACATTATTGTTAAAGCATTGGGAAAGGATAAAATGGACATGCACATTGTTCTTCCAAGCCTAGCATTTAGCCTCATTGGGGATCCTATGTATACTAGTTAATTTTGTCTGTAACTTAGTTAATGGTCAAATGAACGAAAATGTCACGAAAAGAATCATTAATGCCTTCATGGATTAATCTACATGGCATTCTATGTTTGACAAGGAAAAGTGTTCCTGAGATTTAGAACATCCATTCTTCTCTTGCACGATTGGATCAGTGTGAGTGAATAGCCCATCATCTCACCCCAGGCCAGATGTGCTGGATCTCGGTGCGGACCACTGTGTCAACCGGGTCTTGGTTTCCGTACCAGTATTGTCTGCTCCGGTAGATCACGGAGCAGTGTGGACATTCAATGACGTACCTGTAACATCAGCCTCATGTCAGTATAATGGTCCTGTGACAGTGTAACGGTACCCTCTCAATGCTAACTGAAATGCACAATGTGAAGTGATGACTCACCCTGACCAGGCATAAATAGCCAGACCAAACCAGGGCGAGTCGGAGGATGCTGTTGTCTTGGGAACAACAATGACCTCCTTACCCGTTTCATAGCATGCCTGAGAGGTAAAATCATTTTGTTAGACaaactccaccacacacacacaaacacagaaacacacacagaaacacacacacacttttattctAAGAACTCTCCACACTGAAATGGCACAGAATGAGGAATGGAATGAGCTCAGGCAAGTAGTCTAAACTCCGGTCTCCTCCCATTCCTTCAATCCTCTTTAGCAGCCTCAGGGGAAGTGCACAAGCTCAGGTCGGCTCACACACAGTAGTCCTGCAGATCCAGACGTTTATTAATATACTCTGCTACACATATGCTAGAATGGCATTGCAGCACTCCTGTCTAGAAATGTCTAGGGCATAGAGTTGTGTGCATACATCCAGACATctatattacatatacacaaccCTATATCGGCCTCTACTATATCACAATGGATTTGTCAGAAGAAAACCATGTATACATTTGTTCTAAATGTGGATGGGAACGTTTCAAAAACTTCAAAATTGCAGTGGAGATTAAAACGGATAACAGTAATGgcaatgcttttgtttttgaGGATGACGGTCAACCTCGTGCCTCAATCACATTCAACACCACACTTTCAACCAGCCGTATATGCACTGCGTACTCATTGTATATGCACTGTGTGCCAAAGTCACACCTGGGCCTGCCAGACTCAGCAGGTGGCTACTGGGATGCGGTTACCTTGCAGGTGTAGATGCGGTTATCGTAGTGAGGAGAGTATCGGCAGCGGTGCTTGGCCTCGTGGGGCAGGCCCTCCCGCAGGTGGTTCATGCTGTTCTTGCAGCCTGACCTAAGACGCACAGGAACCCCATCAGGCTCCCACATGGGGCTATACAGAGCATAGCTGTCCTACTCGGGCCAGGGCCCATTCGTCATGGTGCTACACCAAATTCATTTTTCAATGTGAGGTCTGCGCAATACGGCAGTGCAGTACAAACTGCAGTGTTGAGGGCAGTGTGAaatggatgggggagggggtacTTACCCACAGCTCAGGCAGATACTGGAGCAGGTGAAGTACTCATCGGGGAAGAAGGAGTTGCTGGCCAAGTGCTCCTCTGGAATCTCCCCGCTGAAACGCTCGCTCAGTGCCTGTGGAGCACACGGGGGTGGCCAGTCAGTGGGAACAGCTtgacaggacaacacacacaaccaaaacacacacgctgacatTTGCACTCACAGACGTtccgcacacaaacacgtgaacagttattgcacacacagatacacacacacacacacacaggcacaaacaaacacatatacagatattCCCCACACAAATGCCCATACACAACCACGCaaacagataacacacacacacacacacgcagacctgTAAGGCCCTGTAAATGACGCTGGCGGAGCGAGGCGAACGGGTGGTGTTGTTGTCCAGCTGCTGCTCCAGGTTGCGCAGCAGGCCGCTAAAGTCGGTGGGTGGGTTGTAGGTGCGCGTTCCGCGGTACTGGATGGAGCTGAACGCCTCGGGGAACAGGCCCAGCTTCCGGAAGCGCTCCTGCAGCAGCCTCTCAGCTGACTCGGACGGCTTGTCTGAAGAGGAAGACATAAACACCAGCTGGTTGTCAGAAGACCACAGAGATTTACGACCCCTCAAAGCCATTTTGTGCAGCTACAATTACATCATATAAGCTTACAGTATATGTGTTCTCATCAGTCTGAACATTTGTAGTAGATACTGTTGTTGCTGATGTTGTTATGTGGTACTCAAATTCCTTGTCTGAATTACAAGCAATATTTCAACATCACATTTCAGTATTATATTTTTGTTTAAACAACAAATCAGGTTACCATGTTAGTTTGCGTTGTTAAGGATAGCGTTGCAGCATGTGTTCTCTGACCAGCGAAGGTGCAGTTCTGGACCGGCCTACTAACCTGAGCCCAACAGCTTGGTGTGGACAGTCTCGTGGAAGATGATGACTGCGGGACCCAGCGTGGATAGCGGCACGTCCAGTCCGCAGCGTGTGGTGGTGGCCTTCAGCTCCTTGGTGAAGTGCTTCAGGTACGCGTCCGAGGCATCCCCCAAGAACTTGAAGAGGTCGTCGTGGAGCCGGTCAGCGTGCGTGCGGTAGATCACCAGATCCGACACGGCCAGCACCTTCAGCAGGAGCCGCGTGCGCTGTCCCTGATTCGCCCCAGCACCCAAGAGGCCTTCTGTGTCTACGACGACCACCTTGTGGATGGGGTCCAGGGCGGCCCAGACACCCACTGTGCAGGACTCCTGGGTAGGGGAAGTCTTGAACACCTCCCGGCCGAGGAAGAAGGTGTGATTGAGAGTGTGGGACTTGCCCTCTCCAGTGTTGCCAAAGATGGACACGACTTTGAGAAGCTCCTCTGGTCCGCAGCCTAACCTCCTCACAAAGTCCTCTTCATCCTGCAGCTGGTAACAAGGTATGGTTTTCAGAGCACATCAGGACAGTGATACATTTTAGGTTAGAGCATTAATGTTTAGTAGTGTTATACATCAGCTGTATTATACTTTACTATTTATTTCTCCCTTCTATATCCACGCTAGTCACTTGTCCACCTACCTGCATATCTTCATTGTCATCCACTAGTAAGAAGCTAGAGACATTCTCAAGTTTGGCTTTAAGTGCCTCCAATTCTCCATCGCCTGCTGCAGGGTTCTTGTCCGATGGTTTGGCAGGAGGATAGGGTGTGAGCGGATGTTTCCGTTTGTTGACACCACTGTGGGTACGCTTCTGACAATCCAGGCACAAGTTGATTTTGCAGCCCTGACAACGGACCACCGCCCGAAGTCGTCCGCCGTTCACTGGGGACCCGTTCTCTCCTTTGCAGGAATCACAGAAGGGCACATGGCCCGGCGAAATCCGAACTCGGTCGTGGTTCCTCATGCGTTCCTGCCTATGAAGTTCCAGCTCACAGCGCACACACTGCAGGCTaccacactcatcacactcatagGCGGCCTCATCTGAACCTCCACAGGCATAGCTCTCCTGGCAGACAAGCACGGTATTCATGCCTTTGTCTTGTCCACTCATCACTTATCTGTGGCTGAAGAGCTAAGACGGTAATTTTATGAATTTGTAAATGCCCTAACGTTATTATCTATAACACATCTGGGCAGCTATGGAGTAACCTACAGGCTATGCTGTTTCCAACTGCATTATGGTATAATTAAGACAATGGTTCACAAACAAAGTCAAAATTATATTTTCAAGATATAGCAAAATTAGCAATTTAAGATGACTCAAACCTACAGTATGGCACTGTGCTAATGTCTATAACGTTAACCTAAGACCGAGTATAGACAGCGAACTAAGTAGTGACATTACAA
Above is a genomic segment from Clupea harengus chromosome 15, Ch_v2.0.2, whole genome shotgun sequence containing:
- the LOC105889828 gene encoding zinc finger FYVE domain-containing protein 1 isoform X1, which codes for MSGQDKGMNTVLVCQESYACGGSDEAAYECDECGSLQCVRCELELHRQERMRNHDRVRISPGHVPFCDSCKGENGSPVNGGRLRAVVRCQGCKINLCLDCQKRTHSGVNKRKHPLTPYPPAKPSDKNPAAGDGELEALKAKLENVSSFLLVDDNEDMQLQDEEDFVRRLGCGPEELLKVVSIFGNTGEGKSHTLNHTFFLGREVFKTSPTQESCTVGVWAALDPIHKVVVVDTEGLLGAGANQGQRTRLLLKVLAVSDLVIYRTHADRLHDDLFKFLGDASDAYLKHFTKELKATTTRCGLDVPLSTLGPAVIIFHETVHTKLLGSDKPSESAERLLQERFRKLGLFPEAFSSIQYRGTRTYNPPTDFSGLLRNLEQQLDNNTTRSPRSASVIYRALQALSERFSGEIPEEHLASNSFFPDEYFTCSSICLSCGSGCKNSMNHLREGLPHEAKHRCRYSPHYDNRIYTCKACYETGKEVIVVPKTTASSDSPWFGLAIYAWSGYVIECPHCSVIYRSRQYWYGNQDPVDTVVRTEIQHIWPGSDSFLKDNNNAAQRLLDGVSFISQSFSELSVKPTKAVTSWLTDQIAPAYWKPNSLIMKCYKCGEAFQDSDSKHHCRACGEGFCDACSSKSRPVPERGWGLAPVRVCEACFQNRGIPEAELLDAALEEEEGGTLIPRRVGEVVQSTLGAVVTAIDIPLGLVKEAARPAYWVPDQDIRCCHQCQREFSARLSIHHCRACGQGVCDECSQDRRPVPSRGWDHPVRVCLGCSQKGGEL
- the LOC105889828 gene encoding zinc finger FYVE domain-containing protein 1 isoform X2 translates to MSGQDKGMNTVLVCQESYACGGSDEAAYECDECGSLQCVRCELELHRQERMRNHDRVRISPGHVPFCDSCKGENGSPVNGGRLRAVVRCQGCKINLCLDCQKRTHSGVNKRKHPLTPYPPAKPSDKNPAAGDGELEALKAKLENVSSFLLVDDNEDMQLQDEEDFVRRLGCGPEELLKVVSIFGNTGEGKSHTLNHTFFLGREVFKTSPTQESCTVGVWAALDPIHKVVVVDTEGLLGAGANQGQRTRLLLKVLAVSDLVIYRTHADRLHDDLFKFLGDASDAYLKHFTKELKATTTRCGLDVPLSTLGPAVIIFHETVHTKLLGSDKPSESAERLLQERFRKLGLFPEAFSSIQYRGTRTYNPPTDFSGLLRNLEQQLDNNTTRSPRSASVIYRALQALSERFSGEIPEEHLASNSFFPDEYFTCSSICLSCGSGCKNSMNHLREGLPHEAKHRCRYSPHYDNRIYTCKACYETGKEVIVVPKTTASSDSPWFGLAIYAWSGYVIECPHCSVIYRSRQYWYGNQDPVDTVVRTEIQHIWPGSDSFLKDNNNAAQRLLDGVSFISQSFSELSVKPTKAVTSWLTDQIAPAYWKPNSLIMKCYKCGEAFQDSDSKHHCRACGEGFCDACSSKSRPVPERGWGLAPVRVCEACFQNRGIPEELLDAALEEEEGGTLIPRRVGEVVQSTLGAVVTAIDIPLGLVKEAARPAYWVPDQDIRCCHQCQREFSARLSIHHCRACGQGVCDECSQDRRPVPSRGWDHPVRVCLGCSQKGGEL